The Hallerella porci region CGCATTCGTTTACGAAAACGGAGAATTTCACGAATACGAAGGAAAACTTCCCGAAGAAATTGCCGATGCGCCGCGCACGCAAGAAATTTCCACTTATCAAATTGAAACGTTGCACGCTCCCGAATCCACCGGCGAAATTCTTTTCGATTTAAATCATATTCACATTTGCTACGGCGCAACTCAAGTCATCAATGACCTTTCTTGGCAAGTCAAAAAAGGCGAACATTGGGTCGTGATGGGACAAAATGGCGCAGGGAAAAGTACGCTGCTCGCGCTCCTTTCTGCCGATCATCCGCAAATGTATTCCAACGATATTACGCTTTTTGGAAAGAAGCCGGGTCACGGCCTTAACATTTGGGAACACAAAGCGCAAATCGGATTTTTCTCGCCTGAACTGGCGACACAATACCGCGAAAATTTGAATATTATGGAAGTGCTTTGCACCGGTTTTACGACGAATCTCGGGCTCTTTACTCCACCCTCGTGGGAAGAAAAAGCGAAAGCAAAAAATTGGTTAAAAGAACTCGGCTTTGAAAATCCCGAACGCCGATTTGATGAACTTTCTGCAACCGAACGCCGCTTGATTTTAATCGCGCGCGCTGCAATTCGTCCGCCGAAAGCGCTAATTCTCGACGAACCCACTCAAGGAATGGGCGCTGAATTTCGCGAACGACTCTTCTCGCTTTTGCAATTCCTTTCCAAAGAAACGACTCTCATTTTGGTCACGCATTATCACGAAGAATGGCCAGAATGCATGACGCATGTGCTGCACATGCCGAAATTCAGCTTCTAAATTTCGCTACTTTTTCCGCTTTCTCGGTCCCGGCATAAAGGGGCTTCTTTCTTCGCTTTCTTGAGCGATTTCTGCAGCAGATTCTTGCTTGACGACGACAGAATCGCCATCGTTTAATCCGAAGAGAATTTGCACATTCACGCCATCGGTAATGCCTGTTTTCACCGGACGGAATGCCGCTTTCCCGTTCACATTGATCCACACATTTTTGCCTTTGAGTTTCGGCGGGCTCGATGATTTTTTCTTTCCCGCACTGCCCCCACCAAACGACATTCCCGGAGGCGGTGGCGGGCCAAAATCGTCGTCGGATTTTTTATGCATCGGCTTCGGAGGTTTTGGCGCATCGCGCGGGTCGAGCATCGGAGTGCCTTCTGCCGGAGAAAATTTAATGGCTGCGACCGGAACGCTCAACGCATTTTCCACTTCTTCCGTAACGATTGTGCACGTTGCCGTCATTCCCGGGAGCAATTTTAAATCGGGATTTTCTGCGGTGATGACGACAGAATACGTCACCACATTCGAAGTCACCGTCGGATTTAATCGAATCGATTCCACGACGCCGTGAAATTTATCGTCTTGAAAAGCGTCCACGGTAAAAGTCACTTTTTGTCCGGCTTTCACGCTTCCAATATCCGCTTCGTCAACGCTTGCCATGACACGCATTTTCGAAAGGTCTTTAGCTAAGATGAAAAGCGTCGGCGTATTCATCGATGCCGCAACCGTTTGCCCAACGTCAACCGATCTCTGCAAAACAACGCCGTCGATCGGACTTTTAATAATGCAATAACTCACATTGAGTTTCGCCTGCGCCACTTCACTTTCCCGTGTTTTCCACGCGAGCTTTGCCGAGTTCATTTCGTATTCGGCGGTTTCTAAATCCACGGCGCTTGCGCTCCCGCTTTCGGCGAGTTTTTTCGTGCGATTGAAAACAGAAAGTTTGTGCTCGTAATCGATTTTTGCGCTGGACGCTGCGATTTCTGCTTGATACAATGCCGATTGCAATTTACTGCGGTCGAGTTCTGCAATCACTTGCCCTTTTTTCACTTTCGAATTAAAGTCCACATTGATTTTGCTAATGTCACCCGAAACCTGCGTGCCCACATTCACCGTGTCCATCGGCGAAAGAGTTCCCGTCGAAGAAATCGTCGTCTGAATCGTTGCACGCTTCACTTTTTCGCTCACCATCACGCCTGCATTTTGCGCATCCGACGGTTTCAAAAAACGAAACGCTGCAAATCCTAAGATTCCCAAAACCACTAAAATCACAAAAATTTTTAGAAACTTTTTCATTGAAATTTCCCCATATAAAGTTCCAGCAAATGGCGTGCGAGAATGCTTGTATATTTCGCTTGGATAAGAGTACTTTGTGCGCTTTGCCAATTATTTTTCTGCTCTAAAAAATCGGTAAAAGTAATCGTTCCCGCTTCTCTCTGTTCTTTGGCGACGAGGTAAGCTTCTTCGGCGCTTTCTTCGCCCGCGATTGCCGCTTCCCAAGCTGCATCCGCATTTTCCACTTGAATATAAAGCTGCTCCAAATTATTTTCCAATTCCTTCTCGGTTTCGCGTTTTGAAACTTGCGCACGCTCGCTTTCGACTTGTGCCGAAAGCACTTTTGCCGTTGTCGTTCCGCCATCGATAATCGGAATGTTAATGCCGAGAGAAATGCTATGCGTATAACCATTTTTCATTTGCCGCGCGTACCTATCCGATTTCCACGCTTGAAATCCCGAAGTCGCTTCGGCGCCGAGAGTCACCGAAATCGAATTATTGCGATGCGCTTCTTCGACATTTTTCTCCGCCGCTTGAATATTCAAACTATCCGAAATGAGTCCGGGATAATGCGATTTTGTCTGCGTTAAAACTTCTTCGAAAGTGGGAATTTTTCCCAAGTCTTCGGGCTTTTCAAACGCCGTTTCTGGGGCGACGATTTGCACCGAATCCGTCCGCGAAATTTCCAAAAGTTGCCTAAGCGTCGTGAGCGAAGAACGTTCCGATTGCAAAGCCGAAATTTGCTTTACCTTTGCCTGCGCCGCATCGCTTTTGACGAGCGCTAAATCGCTCCGCGTAATGGTTCCCGCTTCAAAAAATCTTCCGTTTAATGCGACTAACGAATCCGAAAGAACGAGCGCCGAATCGGCGAGTTTTCGATTTTCTCCTGCGGCGAGTAAATTGACAAACGCATTCATCACATTTTCTTGCACTTTTAAAACGGCAAGTTCTGTGCTGAATTGACTCGCTTTTAACGCAATTTGTTTACTTTCAACGCTTAGTCCATTTGCGCCGCCGTCCCAAATTTTATACGAGCCAGAAAGTCCGAGATTTAAACGGTAATGATCTTGCGATTGTCCATCAAAAGGCGTATCGTAAAGAGATTGATTTACATAAGCCGAAAGAGTCGGGCGATTAGAAGCCTTTGACGATAAAAGCGAAGCCTCGGAAGCGCGTTCCGAAAGTTTTGCATTTTCTACATCCAAGCTGCGTTCGCCCGCTAATTTGACGCAATCTTCGAGAGTGAGCGTCTGCGCAAAAGCACAAGAGCCCGCAGCCAAAAGCGCGAGCATCTTGAAATATAAAAAGCGTATTCTCAGCGATTTCACAAAATTTAGATGCATTTCCCCATGGAAAAGTTGCAGCTCATTGTGAAATTTTTTCGGAGGATGATTCGTCTGCGGAAACAGTTTCTGCGGCTTCTGCCTTTTCCGCTTTTTTCGCACGTTCCTTGCGGAGTTTATCGCGGTCAAGAGTATCTTTTAAGCGGAAAGTCGCATACGTTCCAAGCCCGCCGACAACAGGAAGGAAAAATGGGAATAAACTTTCTGCCAAAGTCGAACGTTTTCGAATTCCGATGATAGCGACAAGCGGCGAAAGCGCAAAACCGCACCAAGTGCCGAGCCGTCCAAAATAACGATTTCTGCGTTCGCGTCCACGGATGCCTTCGGCCGGTTGCATCGCATCCAAAGTAAAATGAGCGACCAAGAAAGAACCGATTGCAGCCGAAATGCCGCTGAGCAATAATTGCGCAACCGCGGGCAATTTCCGCGAAAGCCGCGAAATACCAAGCGCATGCACCAAAAATCCAAGGAGCGCAAATCCGATAAGAATTTTCGTCACCGTCGGACTTTTAAATGTATCGTCGATGCACCAATTCACAAAATGTTCGCAGTTGTTGCTGTATAAATAATACGAACGTTCGTAAAGGCGCTTTTTCGCCCGTTCCACGGCCGCAGCGCCCGTAAATTTCGCCTGAGGATGTTCTACCACACGAAATCCGTGTCCATCGCAAAATTTTTTAATCGAAGTTTTGACGACGCAACCGTAGCGAATCAGCCCGGGCAACCGCAAAATATCCTTCCGAGTTAATGTCCGCGCCATCCCCGAATAATGAATCACGCGGCCGTTTCCGATATACAAGCCGTGATGATTAAACCCCGCACGCGGAGAAAGCAAATGAGAACCGAGAGGCGGCTCCGGAATTTTAGATTCATCTACAATTTCACTCATACCGATAATATATCACAAAATCGTAAAAATTGACGCTTTCCCGCACAAAAAAAAAGACCCGAGAAATTCTCGAGTCTTGATCGTGGACGATACTGGATTTGAACCAGTGACCTCTGCCGTGTGAAAGCAGCGCTCTAAACCAACTGAGCTAATCGTCCAAGCGCCCCAAAGATACAAAAGGAATCAAAAATCGTCAAGATGTCTGTAAAAAAAATCGGCAGAGCCGATTTTTTTACAAGTATTTATCT contains the following coding sequences:
- a CDS encoding ATP-binding cassette domain-containing protein; this translates as MQYKTLESLFEKFSKIQMLGPIGSGKSRVLREFAEHHQNVALSSTELQRKIQRALAPFWQQRFISLRDDDAPRVRDLLLKPKFFLNSEHYVEDEPFAQTDPEKLGEALKMANLPETVLRVKLLSLSNGELRRILLARLWMESPETVLLDDPFGGLDPEYRTHLAQAILKMAETNVKLAVSLQRAEELLPKIPAFVYENGEFHEYEGKLPEEIADAPRTQEISTYQIETLHAPESTGEILFDLNHIHICYGATQVINDLSWQVKKGEHWVVMGQNGAGKSTLLALLSADHPQMYSNDITLFGKKPGHGLNIWEHKAQIGFFSPELATQYRENLNIMEVLCTGFTTNLGLFTPPSWEEKAKAKNWLKELGFENPERRFDELSATERRLILIARAAIRPPKALILDEPTQGMGAEFRERLFSLLQFLSKETTLILVTHYHEEWPECMTHVLHMPKFSF
- a CDS encoding efflux RND transporter periplasmic adaptor subunit — protein: MKKFLKIFVILVVLGILGFAAFRFLKPSDAQNAGVMVSEKVKRATIQTTISSTGTLSPMDTVNVGTQVSGDISKINVDFNSKVKKGQVIAELDRSKLQSALYQAEIAASSAKIDYEHKLSVFNRTKKLAESGSASAVDLETAEYEMNSAKLAWKTRESEVAQAKLNVSYCIIKSPIDGVVLQRSVDVGQTVAASMNTPTLFILAKDLSKMRVMASVDEADIGSVKAGQKVTFTVDAFQDDKFHGVVESIRLNPTVTSNVVTYSVVITAENPDLKLLPGMTATCTIVTEEVENALSVPVAAIKFSPAEGTPMLDPRDAPKPPKPMHKKSDDDFGPPPPPGMSFGGGSAGKKKSSSPPKLKGKNVWINVNGKAAFRPVKTGITDGVNVQILFGLNDGDSVVVKQESAAEIAQESEERSPFMPGPRKRKK
- a CDS encoding TolC family protein, yielding MLALLAAGSCAFAQTLTLEDCVKLAGERSLDVENAKLSERASEASLLSSKASNRPTLSAYVNQSLYDTPFDGQSQDHYRLNLGLSGSYKIWDGGANGLSVESKQIALKASQFSTELAVLKVQENVMNAFVNLLAAGENRKLADSALVLSDSLVALNGRFFEAGTITRSDLALVKSDAAQAKVKQISALQSERSSLTTLRQLLEISRTDSVQIVAPETAFEKPEDLGKIPTFEEVLTQTKSHYPGLISDSLNIQAAEKNVEEAHRNNSISVTLGAEATSGFQAWKSDRYARQMKNGYTHSISLGINIPIIDGGTTTAKVLSAQVESERAQVSKRETEKELENNLEQLYIQVENADAAWEAAIAGEESAEEAYLVAKEQREAGTITFTDFLEQKNNWQSAQSTLIQAKYTSILARHLLELYMGKFQ
- a CDS encoding lecithin retinol acyltransferase family protein translates to MSEIVDESKIPEPPLGSHLLSPRAGFNHHGLYIGNGRVIHYSGMARTLTRKDILRLPGLIRYGCVVKTSIKKFCDGHGFRVVEHPQAKFTGAAAVERAKKRLYERSYYLYSNNCEHFVNWCIDDTFKSPTVTKILIGFALLGFLVHALGISRLSRKLPAVAQLLLSGISAAIGSFLVAHFTLDAMQPAEGIRGRERRNRYFGRLGTWCGFALSPLVAIIGIRKRSTLAESLFPFFLPVVGGLGTYATFRLKDTLDRDKLRKERAKKAEKAEAAETVSADESSSEKISQ